The DNA sequence GGCATTGCCGCGCGGAACGACAAACAGCGCTGCCGCTTTATTTACGAACATCTGCGGCAGATTGCTATTAGCGGCCTGCCGGTGGAGCGGTACTATTATTGGACATTGATGGATAACTTTGAATGGGCGGAAGGCGAAACCGCTGCCTTTGGCCTGATAGGCTGCGATTTTAAAACGCAAAAGCGCTCCATTCGTCCCAGTGCGCACTTTTATCATGAGATTATTCAGAACGATGGCATTACACAGTCTATGATTGACCGTTACTTAAAATAGCAAAGCACTTTATACAATTCGCTTTACGTACCCCATACACCACACATTTTATTATTCAGTATTTGCTTTCGCACTGCAAAAAAACAAGAAAGAAACGGAAAAAATCCGCTTCTATTTCGGAACTGTGCGGAAGGTGGACTTTTTCCGGAATACATATCAAATAAAAAAACAGCGGACACTGTCAGTTATCCACACTGACAGTGTCCGCTTTCTATATTATTTTATTTGTTGTGCTTATAGTTTTGCACCGCCAAATTCACTTAGCTGCAGGCCGTGATTATGCTGCAGGGCCCATGTGATGTTCCACTCGTTGACAAAAATAAGCAGGTGGTTGCCCTTTAGGTCCTGAATGCAGCGCGTGTCGCTGGTAAGGTCCAGTGACTTGGGGTCGAGGCCCTCATTTTCAATCCAGCGGATATATTCGTGCGGCAGGTTTTCCATGCGGATGTCCACTTTGTATTCGTTTTCCAGCCGGTATTCCAGCACTTCAAACTGCAGCTGACCAACCGCACCAACGACAACTTCTTCCATGCTGCCGTTCAGTTCCTGAAAAATCTGGATAGCACCTTCCTGTGCAATCTGTGTCATGCCTTTTACAAACTGCTTGCGTTTCATGGTATCTTTTGGGGAAACACGGGCAAAGTGTTCCGGCGCAAAGGTGGGAATGCCGCCGAAACAGAACTTTTTATCGGAGGCACACAGGGTGTCGCCAATGGAAAAGACGCCTGGGTCAAAGACACCGATGATGTCACCCGCATAGGCATGGTCGATAATTTCCCGCTGCTCCGCCATCAGTTGCTGTGGCGCCATCAGTTTCATCTTGCGTCCGCCCTGCATATGCACAACTTCCATGCCACGGTCAAATTCACCGGAGCAAATGCGCAGAAATGCAACACGGTCGCGGTGGGCCTTGTTCATATTTGCCTGGATTTTAAAGACAAAAGCGGAGAAATGGGAATCCATCGGGTCAATTTCACCGATGTCCGCTTTGCGCGGCAGAGGTGTCGTAGTCATGCGCAGAAATTCCTGCAGGAATGGTTCTACGCCGAAGTTCGTCAGTGCAGAGCCGAAGAATACAGGTGAAAGCTTTCCTCGGCGCACATCTTCCAGTGAGAAGTCTGCACCGGCACCATCCAGCAGCTCCACATCGTCTTTTAAAGTAGAAAGCAGGTCTTCCCCCAGCAGGTCGGAAAGCTTCGGGTCTGACAGGTCACTGGCGGATTCTTCTATTTGATGTTTTCCGTTGGCGGTTTCCTCCGCCGTGAAAGTCAAAATCTTTTTTGCTGCACGGTCATACACGCCCTTAAATTCACGGCCGCTGCCAATTGGCCAGTTCATGGCATACGTTTTAATGCCCAGTTCCTGTTCAATTTGGTCCGTCAGGTCATAGGGACTGCGGGCATCGCGGTCCATTTTATTGATAAACGTAAAAATTGGAATATGGCGCAGTGTGCAAACCTTAAACAGCTTACGTGTCTGTTTTTCTACGCCCTTGGCGGCATCAATCACCATGACGGCGCTGTCCGCGGCCATCAGGGTACGGTAGGTATCCTCGGAAAAATCCGCATGCCCGGGGGTATCCAGGATATTGATACAATAATTGTTGTATTCAAACTGCATGACAGAAGAAGTGACCGAAATGCCACGCTGTTTTTCAATATCCATCCAGTCCGAAACTGCGTGGCGCATGTGGCGCTTGCCTTTAACCATACCGGCCTGCTGAATGGCACCGCCGTACAGCAGGAGCTTTTCCGTCAACGTTGTTTTGCCGGCGTCTGGGTGAGAGATGATTGCGAACGTGCGCCGGCGCTCAATTTCCTTTTTATAGTCTGCCATTTATGAAAGTCCTCCATTGGTATTTTATAAAAATGCGGTAATATATTCTGCTCTACAAGGGGGACCCTCCCATATTTCTAAATTTTACAGTATTCTATAGTATAACAAAAAAGCCGTCTTACTGCAAATTTTTTTGCATCTGTCAAAGGACTTGTGTTATAATCGCTTCTGTTTTTAGTTTTGCTGCGGCAAGCAGAAAGAAGAGTTTTTAAGAATGACAGCAACAGAGCAGAAAGCACTTGCTTTTTTGGAGCAGGACGCTTTAGAAAGCATAGATATGCAGGAGCCGCTGCGGCGCGGTTTTGCGCGGGTATTGTATGTTGGAAAAGACGGCGTACAGCTGGACGTGCACGGGACCATTATGCAGCGCGCGGCGAATGAACAGGCGGCCGACCGGCTGGTCCGGCGCCTGCAAAAGGCACCGAAACTGTTTACGGCGCACAAGCTGTGGGATAAAGCAGCCTTTGAAAAGTACTTTTGCGGAGCAGACACATTCGGCGGCCTTAGCTGCAACCCCTGCCGCTTTGCCGTCTATACATCCAAAAAGCCGCTGCCGGTTTCTCCGGTGTTTTCAATTCGGCAGCTGACACTTCACTATGCGCCGGCAGTCAATCAGCAGTACCATTTGTTTAACGACTCGCCGTATATTGAAAAACTGGTGCGTGCGGGCGTCTTTTACGGCGCCTTTGTCGGGGAGGAGCTTGCGGGATTTATCGGGAAGCACGCAGAGGGTGCGCTGGGTATGCTGGAAGTATATCCAAAGTTCCGACGGCAGGGTGTCGGTATTGCCCTGGAAGCAGACGCGGTGAATCGCAGCCTTGCAAAAGGACAGGTCCCTTTCGGCGATGTGATTCTCGGCAATGACGCTTCTTTTGCTTTGCAGCGGTCCATGGGATTTTCCATTCCCACGGCGGAACATTACTGGCTGATGACGGAGCCAAAAAAATAGCCCGAATGCCGTTGCGTATGCGGAATTGTTGACTTTTTTTGTACCGCTGTCTATAATTGCAGGTAGAAAGCGGACAGCGGGGAGGTGTACCTATGGCAGACGAAATGCTGAAAGCCAAAGAACTGAAAACGACATGCCGGCGCGAGGCAATTTTGACGGTCCTGCGTACGGCGCAGAAGCCGCTGACAGCGGAAGAGGTTTATCTGGCGGTCCTGCCGAATATGCATATGAGTGTGTCAACCGCTTACCGCACGCTGGCAACTTTGTTCGAAAAGGAAATTGTCATGAAAGAAGTGGGACAGGACGGCAAGGCGTATTTTCGCCTGAATGACCACCGGCACTGTCACATTCTGCGGTGTACGGGGTGTGGGGAAGTGATCGAACTTTCCGGCTGCCCGATAGAACCGCTGGAAAAACAATGGGCAGAAAAGACCGGCTATCAGATAACCGGCCACAGATTGGAGCTTTCGGGATTGTGCCCGAAATGCGCGGCAAAGAAGGATGAAAAACCAGATGATAAATGAATTTTCACGGACCGAGCTGCTTTTGGGGCGGCAGTCCATGCAGAAACTGGAGGATTGTTCCGTATTGTTGTTTGGCGTCGGCGGTGTTGGCGGATTTGCGGCTGAGGCACTGTGCCGCTGCGGCGTGGGCCAGTTTACACTGGTAGACAGTGACACCGTCAGCCTGACAAACCTGAACCGACAGGTCATTGCCCTGCACAGCACCATTGGGCAGTATAAAACAGATGTCATGGAGCGGCGAATGCAGGACATTAACCCGATGGTGCAGGTAGAAAGCTGCCGCTGTTTTTACACCGAGGAAAACGCAGAACAATTTGATTTTACAAAATACGATTATATTATAGATGCGGTGGATACAGTCAGCAGCAAGCTCCTGATTGCGCAGA is a window from the Caproicibacterium lactatifermentans genome containing:
- a CDS encoding Fur family transcriptional regulator, which translates into the protein MADEMLKAKELKTTCRREAILTVLRTAQKPLTAEEVYLAVLPNMHMSVSTAYRTLATLFEKEIVMKEVGQDGKAYFRLNDHRHCHILRCTGCGEVIELSGCPIEPLEKQWAEKTGYQITGHRLELSGLCPKCAAKKDEKPDDK
- a CDS encoding tRNA threonylcarbamoyladenosine dehydratase — encoded protein: MINEFSRTELLLGRQSMQKLEDCSVLLFGVGGVGGFAAEALCRCGVGQFTLVDSDTVSLTNLNRQVIALHSTIGQYKTDVMERRMQDINPMVQVESCRCFYTEENAEQFDFTKYDYIIDAVDTVSSKLLIAQTAYQCGIPSISAMGAGNKLDPTRFRIADIFETQADPLARVMRRELRKRGVPRLKVVYSDEPAKKPLQSKETPAPGRRVTPGSVSFVPSVEGLVLASAVIHDLTAPSEEKE
- a CDS encoding GNAT family N-acetyltransferase, with amino-acid sequence MTATEQKALAFLEQDALESIDMQEPLRRGFARVLYVGKDGVQLDVHGTIMQRAANEQAADRLVRRLQKAPKLFTAHKLWDKAAFEKYFCGADTFGGLSCNPCRFAVYTSKKPLPVSPVFSIRQLTLHYAPAVNQQYHLFNDSPYIEKLVRAGVFYGAFVGEELAGFIGKHAEGALGMLEVYPKFRRQGVGIALEADAVNRSLAKGQVPFGDVILGNDASFALQRSMGFSIPTAEHYWLMTEPKK
- a CDS encoding peptide chain release factor 3, which gives rise to MADYKKEIERRRTFAIISHPDAGKTTLTEKLLLYGGAIQQAGMVKGKRHMRHAVSDWMDIEKQRGISVTSSVMQFEYNNYCINILDTPGHADFSEDTYRTLMAADSAVMVIDAAKGVEKQTRKLFKVCTLRHIPIFTFINKMDRDARSPYDLTDQIEQELGIKTYAMNWPIGSGREFKGVYDRAAKKILTFTAEETANGKHQIEESASDLSDPKLSDLLGEDLLSTLKDDVELLDGAGADFSLEDVRRGKLSPVFFGSALTNFGVEPFLQEFLRMTTTPLPRKADIGEIDPMDSHFSAFVFKIQANMNKAHRDRVAFLRICSGEFDRGMEVVHMQGGRKMKLMAPQQLMAEQREIIDHAYAGDIIGVFDPGVFSIGDTLCASDKKFCFGGIPTFAPEHFARVSPKDTMKRKQFVKGMTQIAQEGAIQIFQELNGSMEEVVVGAVGQLQFEVLEYRLENEYKVDIRMENLPHEYIRWIENEGLDPKSLDLTSDTRCIQDLKGNHLLIFVNEWNITWALQHNHGLQLSEFGGAKL